cacgggatcgagcccggcatcgggctctgtgctgagcatacagcctacttgggattccctctctctctctctctcaaactaaaaacaaaataaaataatccctattaaaaataaatcattttgggggcccctggctcagtcagttgagcgtccgacttcagctcagatcatgatctcactgctcgtgggttccagccccgcatcgggctctgtgctgacagctcaaagcctggagcccgcttcggattctgcatctccctctctctctgcccctccctcacttgcactcggtctctctctctctctcaaaaataaataaacattaaaaaaaatttttttaaacattttcacagGAGGGAGTGACTTTTAGTAAGTGCAGAGAACACAAAAACTCCTTAGTAATCAGAGGCATACAAATTAAATTACTGTTTTCTCTCTATTGAACTCTGGCTGGCACGTAGGTCATcagttgagtatttttttttttaatttttttttttaacgtttatttatttttgggacagagagaaacagagcatgaacgggggagggacagaaagagagggagacacagaatcggaaacaggctccaggctccgagccatcagcccagagcctgatgcggggctcgaactcacggaccgcgagatcgtgacctggctgaagtcggacgcttaaccgactgcgccacccaggcgccccgagtattttttgaacaaataaatgcattGATGAATACAGCTACCAAATCGTTCAGCGTCCGGCTGAGAGAGGATCCGACTCGCCACCCTGGTGCGTGGGGCCCACCTCTGGCGCGGATGGCCGTGGCCACGCCGGGGTGGGAACGGGGTAGGGTCACTCGTGCGAGCACGGTGGGCTTCGGTGGAAGCAGACGGTCCCCGAAGGGGATGCGGACAGGGAGACAAAGCTGGGCACCACGGTCTGGCCCGACTTGCTCCACGCCGGCAGTCTGTAAAGTCGGCTTAAGGCACGGCAGAAGCATGGGATGTCGCGCAGCTGCTAAATGTCAAACACGGAGTCCGTGCGCCACCACGGAAACTTGATTACAGTATGACGCCAAGTGGGAAAGGCTGAGAACAAAATTCTCTTCCCGCTGTGACGACGGCCGTGTGAACACAAAGTGCACAGATAATGTTCTGGAAGGAAGCGTGGTCGAATGAAAATAGCTTCAAGAGCTGGGTGGCGTGTGGGTAGCTGAGTTCTTCCTTTTATAGGGATCTTTTAACGTCGCCGTCATATTATCTCAGTAAAAACAAGGATTTCAGTTCTTGGTCTGGGAGCAAGAACCCAGGAAGTCAGGGAAAATATCTGCTGGACCCCGTGCTGGTGTGGCGTGGCCTCACTCTTCACCTTGATCCCCACTCTCCGATTCTGCCTTTAACGCTGTCAACTTTTGTCAGCTTTTTcgcatttacttaattttttaaatacagtgttAAAACAGTATTTGCATTGGGTGCTGCGCCTTGTGACATCTGTACCTCATGTGCTTGcaacacgccccccccccccttgcccgCTGGTGCCTAGTCCCGCCTTGGCCAAGAGCAGCTTCCCTGTGGCCCTTCCTCCTGCGGACACGGGAGGCAACATGGTTTTCAGAGTGGAGCAGAAAGGGACGCCCCAGCCTGACCCTCCCTCTCTGAGAGGAGCCAACAGCCCAAGGTCCACGGCTAATTTGAGAAACTCTCCGGAGACCTGACAAGTGGCCTCCCAGGAGCAGTGGTGACCCCTCCCGCTGCCACCATGCGAGGAGAGCCCCGGTCCAGGGCACGGGTAAACCCACAGCGGGGCAGAGCCCGCCTGTCGAGCCAGACCGCACGGCCCTGCCCGGgcccctggcctccctgctcAGCTATAGGAAAGCTGGGGGACAGCCGGCCCCTGGGTCCCAGCTCCAATGGATAAAACAACGCTCAGACAAGGATGGAGGAAACTCAGAATTCACCTAAAATAGATGCTGTAGGCCAAGGCCTGGGAAAAGCTGTCTGCTGAGCATGAACAGGAGGGGAAAAACAACGATGTGGCAGCCGAAcattttgcaataaaaaaaaccagaaaaatatacTTACAAATACAGATCAATATTCTAttctggggcggggtgggggggggggagaacccAAGGTGGGGATTCTCCATCTGGACTTTCTGAGttcataaaatttaataaaaccttgaattttaataaaaccaACTCACTGAGATTAAAACCagaatgattttaaagaaaaaaatctcatttcagaACTAAGAAAAAAACTGGGTGCCCAAAACCCAACACAAAGGTCAATGTTTccaaaatggtaagaaaaaaaaaaatccctgaatcTGCAACTGAAAATAACACACTATGTtctatgagaattaaaaaaagaaagaaagaaagaaagagagagagagagagagagagagagagagagaggaaggaaggaaggaaggaaggaaggaagaaaggaaaatccaTAATAAGACTTCTTAGCAAAATTACTGAATATTAGCAATGAGGAAGGATCTCCAGGAAtctgacagaaaaaaatcattattaagGAGAAAGACAGTTGGCCTTGGACCACTACAAGTAAGACACTGATGAGaatcagggagagaggagaaagtctGTGAATTCCCCGCCTTGGTTATGGGTTAACGCATGCTGGTGAAgttggtttaattaaaaaaacaggggcgcctgggcggctcagtcggttacgcaactcgatctcggctcagggcatgatctcgaggttcgtgtgttcaagccccgagGCGGGCTCTGCgatggcagcacggagcctgctttgaattctctctctcatatatatctatatatatctcatatatatctatatatatatatctatatatatctctctctcatatatatctacatctatatatatatagatatatagatatagatatatctgtaCATAAAGGAAACCACCAGAAGCACTAAAAACAGCGTGACCATCAAAAACCAGAGGGCATGAGGACCAAGGGGGCAAGGACGTCTCCCTAATGACGTGCTGGTGTTTCGCAGCTGATCGTTAAAGCTACCACGCGAATGTATTGGATCAGGACATTAAAAGCAACGTGAACGAGCACAGGTAAACGTGTACAAAGGTGGGTGTCTGTGTACACACTCCCCTCACCTCCCTTAAACACACTTCTCTTGCTCGTGAATCTGCAGGCTGGCGGGCCAGGTGGTGACAGCCGTCTCCAGGACTTGGAGGCTGCGGCCGGAAGCATTTGAAGGCGCCCGAgctcacacacgtgcacgtgGGCTGCACACGGCGGGGGCTGGGCAGGCGCGGACCCCACCCGCCACCGGCATCTCTGTCTCCACGGGGCCTCTCCAGCGTGGTGGCCTCGGGGTAGCCGACAAAGCTTTTGCATCTAGTGGACCGGCCAAGTGCAACGCCCGGTACCAGCGAGGACCTGAGATCTACTGTTGGCAAAGGGACAAGGTAACGGAACCACCTGGGCCAGCAGGTCGGCAGTATGAGCCAAGATGTCACCTTTCGTTTGTTCTGGCGAGCCCACTGCTGGGAAGCTGCCCTTGAGATATAAACAAAAGTTTACCAAAATATTTGGGCAGCCGTATGTAGGAACGAAACGCCGAAAACTGCAAACTCAAGGGTCTACCGGTAGGCACGGCGCGGGTCGGCTGTGGGGCGGAGGTCACCCCCACCCCGCTAATCTGGGCCACCCGCAGCCGTGGCCCTCGACCAAAACACCTCCCAGCTGGCCCCGCACACCACTGGGGGCCCCTCGCCATCAGTTTTTCAGCGCAGCCTGGTCCAAACTGGATCGTGTCCCACACTCGGCCTACCACAGCTTAAAACCCCTCAGGGCACCCCAAATTCCCGCAAGACCCCACGCACCTCCTTCCCTCTTCAGGCGGGTGCTGCactgtgcccccagccccccctctGCTCCTTCTAACCACAGGGCCCTGACACAGACCgctcctctgctcctgccccagagACAGCCTTGCCGACATCCCAaggctccccccacctccaccccacctcgAGGCACGTGTACGTCTTCCAACAGTTGCCACTTTGTGCATGATGCGTCTTTGTCTTCTCCCACCAGGTCCCGAAGTTTCAGGACGCCTGGGCCCACGTCCGGGCCGTCCCTGGCTCCCAGCAATGCCTCGCATGTAAGAGACGCTCCGAGCACTGGGGGACGTGGCTGCACCCTGCGCAGGAAGCGGTGGGATTAGGACTTGCCCACGCGGAAGGCTGCTAACTGGAAACACAAGGCCCGGGACCGTGTGAAGGGCGCCATGCCCGTCCCATCAGGACACCTGCTCCATCCTGACTAGGGAGGACAGAGAGCCGACATGCTCAAGGGACAGCGCTTGCCCCACCGTGGCTGCGTGCAAGGGTGTAGACGGCCCTCCCCAGGACAGGGCAGGGGCTAAGCTCCAGCCACACAGGAGGGGGTGCACTTCGTGCACGGGGTGAGGCCGCAACAAACACACGGCTGCAGGCCgggaagtgaattttttttttttttttttggaaacagattaacaggaggtTGCACTGAGACAAGGCCGTGGCAGGGGTAGGCACAGACTTTTCACTCTGGACCCTCCTGCAGCAGTGACGTTTCCTAACCACGTCCGTGTGCTCTTTTCAATCTGTTAAAATTGTGAGGGAAGTTCTGTACAAACAACGTGAGTCCTTAAAAATGACACCTGCATATAAATTCCGTAACTCGGACGCAGGGCAGGTCTGACACATGAACACTACAGGGCGCGTTAGTACCATACAAAACACCACAGATTTAGGCACTTTGTCAAAAAAAACCGTTTAGAAACGATGAGGTTACGGAGTCTTCCGTCACACGCCGCCGGCTCCCGATTCACACCCTGACGGTCGTCACATTAAATGGCACGTTTGAGCCCTCGCCGCCCGCACGGCCGCCCCAAGCAGGACACAGGCACAACTCCCGGCCTCTACAGACCGCGCGAAACCGGACGGCTGTCGGGAGGTGTCCCCGACTGACGGCGGGGATTCCAGTCAAATTCAAAGTCGGGACGGTGCATGTCCACGTGACCGCGCGCGTGCGGGGTGCCGCATCCCGCGTCCCGACCGCGCGGCGCGGACGGGCACCGAGCCCTGCGCCAGGGCGGAAGTTCGCGGTCACGGAGGCGGGGTCTGCGGCCCGCGGGGCCCGGTCCCACGGACGGCGTCTGTCCGGCCGACTGGGACCTGGCGGCCGTCCGGTTAGCGGAAACGAGGGGGGCAGGGACACGGCGGCCCCCGGGGCAGAGCCAGGGCAGTGAGGGGGCGGGGTGCCTCCGGAGCCAGTGCCGCCCCGGACACGAAGGGCCACCGTTTCCATTTACAGTGATTTTACAGGAACCTCGAACGCGTCAGAGTCCAACGTTAACGCCGAGGCCGCCGTCTTCTCGCTCGAAGCCTCTTAAACGGGAACTCCGGCGTGGACCGCCCGCCGGTCGCGGGGCGCAGGATTCCCCGGGGAGTGGCTCCCGCCCCTGCCCGAGCCCGGGGCGCCCCCGAGGCGGCCGGGGAGGCCCCGTTACAGCTCCGCCCTCTTACTCCCGGCTCGGTTGTCTTCCTTCGCGGCCTCGGCGGCCCGAGATTTGggctccccctccttcctcttcttgcccttctcctgcttggtCTTATTCTTCTCCCCGCCGCCTCCCCGGCCGGGGTACACCTGCCCCTCCAGCGTCACATCGGCGCACCTGTCCTGACTGACCAAGAAGTCCTTGATCTCCCAGGCGTAGCTTCCGTCCCGAAGCATGAAGATGGCACGGTCGGACCCCACGATGAACCTTGACAGAAACACGCGGTCAGGACACGCGGGTGAAGCGCAAACGGGCACAGCTGCCCTGTGCCACCTCGCCAAGAGGAGCAACTCCTTTCAACTTCGACACAGAACAAAACGCTACACTCCTCGAGGCCCGGTAGCTACTGACGGTGACGAGCACGACCCGACCCGAGCTGAGTGAACCATGCAACCCCTCGGCTCCAGTCTCGGAGGCAGAGCCCCGGGAACGATCTGGATCTGCCTCGCGTGTCAACACTCAACAGGCCCCAAGGGGCAAAGCAGAGGGGATGAGCCCCGGGGTGGAGCACCGGCGTGGCCGGCGGGCACGGAGCTTCCGCTCCTGGGGGGCCGCGCCCAGCCCACCCCGCAGAGAGGGGCGGTGGCTCTGGACGGGGCGTCAGGGGCACACTGACCGGTCCCCTCGGCCTGCGCGCAGGCCGACGACAGCACCGAGCGTCGTGCTCGGTAGCCCTTCATGTCTGTCTGTCACTGCTATTTCCTAAACTAAGACGCGTGAAGACCCTGAATTGAGGAGGAACGAGAAACTTCTCAAAAACTGCATCTCAGGATCGTACTGGGCTATGAAAACCGGACCCCTGACCTCGGATCAGTTACCTGTCAGCAGTCTGGTCCGAGCGTGTGAACACGGCCACACACGGAAGGATCTCCGGGGTGAGAAAcctctcctggggggggggggggggggggggggcgccctgTCCTGCTGTGACTAGTCTGCCCCCAGAGGCCAACCACCTGCCCAGTCTTCCTCAGATGAAACAGAAGTTATGCAGCCCGGCACAGGAGATAAGGTCACTGACACTGTACTAGTGTTGTGTGgggacaggggggtgggggggggggggagtgacaGGTGTAAGGAGCAGAGCACAAGGAGCTGACAAACCCTACGTTGTTCGCCCCAAACTAACAGACCGTTTGTCAGCtgcactcagaaaaaaaatagctgaaggtataaagatatataaaattttaCGATCAAATGagatagtgtaaaaaaaaaaaaaaaaaagcaaaaaaacttaCGGGCCTTGACCAATGATAAacgtttttctttaaaaagaagacaaaggcgGGGATAAACAGAAGCGTCAAAGAGGAAACCCGAGGCAGGACAGGTCCTGGGCCCGAGGGAGGCACCGCCAGAAAGGGCTCCCGCTCCAGACTGGGGAAAAGTCCCAGCACCGCCTACGGTTTTCTCAGCGGGCCGCCGCCTCACCTCTGCACGTCGTAGTTGGCATTGAAAAGGCTGCCCTGCCAGAGGCTGGTGATCTCCTCCGTCTCCTTCTCGGTGGGGTTTCCGGACACAGTGACGAACATCATGAGCGTCTTCCCCTTCCTCGTCATCTTCAGGATGCTCTCGGGCCTGCCCGGGTCTATCTGGGAGAAGTCGATAGGGGCCGAGGGTCTTTTGTGCTCCGGGAGGTCCCCCTCCTCGATGTCGTCATCCTTCTATGAGGACACAAAACACAGCGTCACGCATCATCAGAAATGTGCTTGTCAAGCGGGGCAGGCGAGAAGGGCGGCGCGTGCCCGCAGGTGCGGTGACCCACGTCAGCACAGGAAGAGGAGACCCGGGAGCTGTCCTCCTCTACCTGACCTTCAGGTGAAGCCCGAGTCTCAGGCAGGACTTACCACCCGTCGTCATTCCGGGTCACCGATACCCGAGGCCCCTGTGTGATGGCTTCAAAGAATCTACCCGATACGGTGGCCTGTAAATACGGCCACATTCTGGTTTGGTCCCACCATAAACCACAACACAGCgatgaagaagaaaacactgaCGGTGTGCCCCAAACCTCAAAAGGACCATACTGAGTGacagaagccaggcacaaaatcAGAAACACTACAAACTTATTTAAAGTTCGAGATGAGACACAATTAAGAAATTAGGAACAGCGGTAGCCTCTGGGTGGGGGATGAGGTGGGTTTGACTAGGACGGGGCCCAAGGGAACTTCTGAGATGACAGAAATGGTCTCTACTTTGACAGGGGGTGCGGACAACAGATACTCACCGGTCAAACTCCTGCACGCTATACTTAAAATCTGCATTTCATGTGTATCAACGTCAACTAAAAAATAAGAACTgtctggggcgcccggggggctcagtcggttaagcctccggcttcagctcaggtcaggatctcacggctcgtgggttcgagccccgcgtcgggctctgtgctgacggctgagactggagcctgcttcggattctgtgtctccctctctctctgcccctcccctgcccgtgctctgtctctctcgctctctcaaaaatagacattaaaaataatttttaataaaacaaccTGAACTACTCACTCAACTCTAGTTAGCAGGCTTCGTTTTCTGCAGTCGTGTGAACAAGCAATTGTGACGCTACCATCTGCGACTTCCAGGATGGAGCCAAGGAGGAAATACGTTAGGGACAATGACACCCGGTTCTTCACTTAGGGGCAGAACTACAGGAGGAAGACGATGCCCTGTGGTGGCCGAAGGACCACGTGATTCTTCACAGGTAGGCAGGCAGAGcgataaatacaaatatttaagaatCAGAGTTCCTCGGAGAAAAGCCTAATAATTCCAGCCACAAAAAGAAACGACGTACCGAGAGAAGTCACCAAACGGGCGGTCCTTGGAAACACTATGGCAAGTGAAAGAAGCCGCACGCAAAAGACCCCGACGTGCGAGACGGCTGGCATGAAGCGTCCAGAACAGAACAGAGATTAGTGGCTGCCGGCCACAGGCTGGAGGGtcaggggaagtgggggagggcgACCGAGACGAGAGTCTCTTTCCGGGATGACgaacatgttctaaaattgacaGTGGTGACGGCGGCACGCCCCTCTGAAAACACCACGGAAACGTACACTTTGAATGGGTGAACTGTCGGGCGTGTGAATTCTCTCAATAAAGCGGTTATCAAACACCCCGATAAACGACTAACCTAAAATGACACGAAGAGCCCGTATCTCTCTCTTACTCGGTCCTCTTGACAAACTGGCGAGGACGTCGACAGTCTATTAAAATGCGCCTAATGAAAGGCGAGCACAGGAACTCGTACAGCGGTGCCTGAAGGTGCACCACGTTTGCATCAGACCTGGGACCTTGCGTGAGCCCCACCTAACTAGCCGGCTGACCACGGCCGCCGGgactccctcctcccctgggcctgtttcctcatctttaaacagaaaagcaGAACTAGCTGGCCCCACGGCCCCAACAGTGACTACACACGATGCATAGAGCTTCTcatctctgccactctctctacCGACCCGtttcttcctcattttgcttTAAGAGTCCATGGCGACCGGCACACAGAGGCACGTGCTGTGCAGTCAGAGGGTCTTGGGCAGGTTGGAAAACCACCTATAACGGGGTAGGGGGGGTACAGCATCTCCCTCCTAgggtctggggggctcagtgacATAAAGGCAGGCCATAAACACCCAATGATCAGACCCGCAACCAGCCGTGGAGATGACGTAGGACCTCCTGGTCGCCGAATTCACAGGCTGTCTCCATCTCCGTTTTATTCCTCCCTAACATGTGCTATCGCTTCTTAAAACACCTTCAGACTTCGAGCTGGCTCAGTAACctagaatatttgtatttttcacacCGACTTCACTAATGGTCACGAAGTTAACTCCATAGGTCACACATAGCATCTCTTTTCAATGAAAACATAATTGATCAGAAGTCTAGTGCAAACAGCAAGGGTAAGGATTGTTTCAAACAACTTGAATTCCACCTTCTAGGTTTTTGTGTGCGTATCAGTTAccaaaaaggggggaggggagggggaggaacagTACCTCAGGTGGCGACAGTCGGTTCTACTTACTTCCTCCCATGCCCCTCGGCTTCTCCCCTGGGCAATCTGATATGTTCTCATCACTTTCTCTAGCCTGCAGCAATCAAGCCTCTACCCCTGGGCGGGGGTGGGACTGTCACAGGTCAGGCATTCCCCAGGCACAGCCCGACCCTGCCTCCAGGCATTTTCAACCGGCTTCCCGGCTTCTTCCCCGCTTCTCCTTGGCTGCTGGTCACATTCAACAGTTACAAAGCCGGACTCTTTCTGCAgacccttttcttcctccctcctgtgCTCCTTGATGCTAACACTGGCTGCCATGCGCCCAACCTTCAGGACAGCCCTGCGAGGCCCCCACTGAATAGATGAGGGGGATGAGCCTCGGAGAAGAAAATAACTTACTCGAGGTCACATGCTAGCAGGGGCGACACCGACACTGGAGAGCGAACCCACATTTCTGGCTCTGGGAcccgccccccacctgccccttgCCGGCGTGTAGAATGAAAGACTGCCTTCGGTTTTCCTACACCACCTGGGACTCAGCATGAAACCTAACACAGAGGAAAGGGTTCCCGTTCTGCCCCACTTGACCCGGGAGGCAGGCATCTCAATGGAAGAATGATTCTCACACCAGTGGGAAGGAGGTAGGGCGGGGGGGATTTAGGGATCGCCCCCTGGGGGAGGAAGTACTGTTTCTCACAAAAAAGCTCTCCCACAGAAAAAATCACTGCTACCGGGGAAGGGCACTCACATTTGTGGACGGTGTGCAAATGTTAGCTCACCTGGTCTGCACGGCACCCTGCAAAGGGGGAGGTTGTCCGGCTTCACGGTTAAGGAAGATGAGGGTCACACTTACAAGCAGTAAGGCGGGGTTCAAAACCCCTGTGCCTTCGGCACATCATGCAGTCTCCTGCCTGGTCACACAACCGCCAGCTACCAAGTTGAGCACACTCTCTCACACTCCCCCCTCCACTCTGATCCAGGAGACTCCAGCTCATGCAGGCCCTCCCATCACCTTGCACTCGTACTTCGGCTCACCAGGGTGCACGGCCAGGCAGTAAAATGGTGAAAAGAATAGGCTTGAGAGTCAAATGACGAAATTCGGAATTCAGCTTATATGCTGTATGACGtggggcaagttactcaacctctctgggcttcaaaaGTCATCATCTAGAAAGCAGGGTGAGAGCATTGAAGGAGTGTGCATGCCCAGGGCAGTCctgttacaaaacaaaaactgagtaaGTATTAACTACGAAGTCATTTCTGCCTtcggagtctctctctgcccacccatcCTAAACTTTGCTGACCAGTTTTTCTAATCATGATAGCCCACGATTCAAGAACCCCCGCCACAGCTGGAACCTCACTCCGGGGCACGCTCTGAACCCTCTCAAAGCGTTACGAAGGCCGTGCGGTAACCTGGGGAAATGCTTAACACGTCTAATGAGAAAACCAACAGCGGGAAATGACCCTGATgccgggctctgagctataaaAACCATCTGCACGCGGAGGGGACACGAGCGAGGGAACACGCGTGTCAGTCCCAAGGCATGAACGATCACACGGAAGCGTTCCATTATGGCAGTATTTGGGTCACGCAGCTTTTCGAACTCATCAGGGCCCGTGTATTGTCTTCTAAATTAAGCGAAGACCCCGGAACACTGGAGGCCCAGCGCAGCCTGGTTCGCATCAACCTTCCCACCCGGACCGCTCACTACCTTGCTTCAAACGCGGCCTTCTCCAGCTAACCGAACTATTCCTACCAGCACGGCTTGCCATCAGAGTGGCGCTATCCCAGGTTCTTCCCAGGTTTCCTCAGCTAATCCTCAAACTACTCTGAGGTGGGCATTGCGAACGCCTCTGTTTTGTGGGTAAGGAGACTTTCACCATCAAAGTCACAAGTGGTTTGAACCCAGCCAGTCTAGCTGCCAAGCCTGGCCTCTATtatctgcacccccccccccgaccccgctCCTGCTGCCCTTCTCCACATCGCCCCCGCCTCTAGCCAGATGCCCTGTGCTCCCTGGAACCCTCTGAAAGTCCCACCGCACCTTCTTCCCACAGTACTCCACAATTCCTACTTTGTATTATGGTTGTTTGTACCGTCACTGCTGTTCCTGATGGTCGGATCCCTTGTTCATCTCCGTTTCTGTCTAACTTAGTACTTCAAGGTATTATTTCCTCAAGAGACAGCGCTCTTACTTTAGGGAATCAGACACTTCAGTAGCTAGACCATAAACAGATGGGCGATTACAAGGAAGACAGTAAACAGGAAAGGAGCTGCTGCGAGACGTTCCCTCTTCATTAGCAGTGTGCACACTCATATCTACCCCGTGCACACTCATAGCTACCCCCATCTTGCCATCAGCTGCGG
This region of Lynx canadensis isolate LIC74 chromosome B3, mLynCan4.pri.v2, whole genome shotgun sequence genomic DNA includes:
- the MESD gene encoding LRP chaperone MESD, which encodes MAASGWVRAALVLLCASDLLLPPLPPRACAAEGAAGTPGEASPPPRKKKKDIRDYNDADMARLLEQWEKDDDIEEGDLPEHKRPSAPIDFSQIDPGRPESILKMTRKGKTLMMFVTVSGNPTEKETEEITSLWQGSLFNANYDVQRFIVGSDRAIFMLRDGSYAWEIKDFLVSQDRCADVTLEGQVYPGRGGGGEKNKTKQEKGKKRKEGEPKSRAAEAAKEDNRAGSKRAEL